A section of the Haloferax sp. Atlit-12N genome encodes:
- a CDS encoding energy-coupling factor transporter transmembrane protein EcfT has product MKYVDALTDISVADIKVDLMRTAYDNEDALLNSFDPRVVLLWTVLFMIIPWLFYDTLPLAILLAAAFVLAALSQVSKYLLALLLFGQVTNVGFFVVLVPLIGGAVQAVGYLGDNAGRVVAGVMAGDASVFAETGSIVVAAVGRGIHTATTSQEVGIDAVGALVPFFLKLTIISVISLAVFSAMSPQKLSKGMLRLGVPRQLTFAIAYGYRMMPLLVEEYHALINSFRLRSKVPEKQGLFRWRYFYYLLTLSVKAFYPLIFNVAKRSRVTVEAMETKGFSRSLGDEQSQALRTEGMMVRTRDVTFVFGSLLFVAAVWVFT; this is encoded by the coding sequence ATGAAGTACGTCGACGCGCTCACCGACATCTCGGTCGCCGACATCAAGGTCGATTTGATGCGGACGGCCTACGACAACGAGGACGCCCTGTTGAACAGCTTCGACCCACGAGTCGTCCTGCTGTGGACCGTGCTGTTCATGATTATCCCGTGGCTGTTCTACGACACGCTTCCGCTGGCCATCTTGCTCGCGGCGGCCTTCGTGCTCGCCGCGCTCTCGCAGGTCAGCAAGTACCTGCTCGCGTTGCTCCTGTTCGGCCAAGTCACCAACGTCGGCTTCTTCGTGGTGTTGGTCCCGCTCATCGGCGGGGCGGTTCAAGCGGTAGGGTACTTGGGTGACAACGCTGGCCGGGTCGTCGCGGGCGTCATGGCGGGCGACGCGAGCGTGTTCGCCGAGACTGGGAGCATCGTCGTGGCCGCGGTCGGTCGGGGCATCCACACCGCCACGACCAGCCAGGAAGTCGGAATCGACGCCGTCGGGGCGCTCGTCCCGTTCTTCCTCAAGCTCACGATTATCTCGGTCATCAGCCTCGCCGTCTTCTCGGCGATGAGCCCGCAGAAACTCAGCAAGGGGATGTTGCGTCTGGGCGTCCCTCGACAGCTCACGTTCGCCATCGCGTACGGCTACCGGATGATGCCGCTCCTCGTCGAGGAGTACCACGCGCTCATCAACTCCTTCCGCCTCCGGAGCAAGGTTCCCGAAAAGCAGGGGCTGTTCAGGTGGCGCTACTTCTACTACCTGCTGACGCTCTCGGTCAAGGCGTTCTACCCGCTGATTTTCAACGTGGCGAAGCGCTCGCGGGTAACCGTGGAGGCGATGGAGACGAAGGGGTTCTCGCGCTCGCTGGGCGACGAACAGAGCCAAGCCCTCCGGACCGAGGGCATGATGGTTCGGACCAGAGACGTCACGTTCGTCTTTGGGTCGCTGCTGTTCGTCGCCGCGGTCTGGGTGTTTACCTGA
- a CDS encoding sensor histidine kinase KdpD — MNSATRAERVPANDEPESTGEEPIGAAHRYLPWVVAAGSAIPVGAQVMVLPPDPTTTALDLVGEGVVVAVLFACLFVVRRVRDPFVFYPLAGGVAASYLFALTDFLDEFVEQPVWFSYLFEDGAQAAGAALLVFGIYRWTVARQRRETELRQQREQLAVLNRVLQHDIRNDALVIRGWASVVRKEAGPAADERLENIVAASNGIIDLTESTAQFTDVLTSERTADLEPKPLAETIEAELRKVRAGHDTDVAVSGDLPEVNVLAHSMLSAVFRNLLVTAVERADAERPGIRLRAERGAETVTVRISDDGPPFTEDAFPDAGETVAGSPESRGLSLVAALVEQFDGTVAVENHPEGGATVAVTLKLAEHAATSPADRIVEGVNESESSPSTSRPVTGLDADDRDDFAAVHSDRESPAGRGPSTGRGDAANY; from the coding sequence ATGAACTCCGCAACGCGGGCGGAGAGAGTACCCGCCAACGACGAACCAGAATCCACAGGTGAGGAGCCCATCGGGGCCGCACATCGATACCTCCCGTGGGTAGTCGCCGCCGGGTCGGCTATCCCGGTCGGCGCGCAGGTCATGGTGCTCCCGCCGGACCCGACGACGACGGCGCTCGACCTCGTCGGCGAGGGCGTCGTCGTCGCCGTCCTCTTCGCGTGCCTGTTCGTGGTCCGACGAGTACGCGACCCGTTCGTCTTCTACCCGCTGGCGGGCGGCGTCGCGGCCTCGTACCTGTTCGCGCTGACCGACTTCCTCGACGAGTTCGTCGAGCAGCCCGTCTGGTTCAGCTATCTGTTCGAAGACGGGGCACAGGCGGCCGGCGCGGCGCTCCTCGTGTTCGGCATCTACCGGTGGACCGTCGCGCGACAGCGACGGGAGACCGAACTCCGCCAACAGCGCGAACAGCTCGCCGTCCTCAACCGCGTCCTCCAACACGACATCCGAAACGACGCGCTAGTCATCCGCGGGTGGGCGTCGGTCGTGCGGAAAGAGGCGGGGCCGGCGGCCGACGAACGGCTGGAGAACATCGTCGCCGCGAGCAACGGCATCATCGACCTCACCGAGAGCACGGCGCAGTTCACTGACGTGCTTACCTCGGAGCGGACCGCAGACCTCGAACCGAAGCCGCTGGCCGAGACCATCGAGGCGGAGCTTCGGAAGGTCCGAGCCGGACACGACACCGACGTAGCCGTCTCCGGAGACCTGCCCGAGGTGAACGTTCTCGCCCACAGCATGCTCTCCGCGGTCTTCCGAAACCTCCTCGTCACGGCCGTCGAGCGGGCGGACGCCGAGCGTCCGGGAATCCGCCTGCGCGCCGAGCGCGGCGCGGAGACCGTGACCGTCCGTATCTCCGACGACGGCCCGCCGTTCACGGAAGACGCCTTCCCGGACGCGGGCGAGACCGTCGCGGGGTCCCCCGAGTCCCGAGGTCTCTCGCTCGTCGCCGCGCTCGTCGAACAGTTCGACGGGACTGTCGCGGTCGAAAATCACCCCGAGGGCGGCGCTACCGTCGCCGTCACTCTCAAGCTCGCCGAACACGCCGCGACTTCCCCCGCCGACCGAATCGTCGAGGGAGTCAACGAGAGCGAATCGTCACCCTCGACGTCGCGCCCGGTGACGGGCCTCGACGCGGACGACCGAGACGACTTCGCCGCCGTGCACTCGGACCGCGAATCGCCGGCCGGTCGGGGTCCGTCTACTGGCCGCGGCGACGCCGCAAACTACTGA
- a CDS encoding mannonate dehydratase, producing MNPAVMLPPSPDRRWTLAKQLGVESAVVRFWGVDDWWEYETLLETRNRFADHGFSLDVVEDRPPMERTVLGQEGRDEEIETVKRLLRNMGRLGIDVYCWVWTENPVGVIRTSDSIPDRGDSLVTGYDHEWLERAEDHPAAGITEEELWDNLQYFLDEVVPVAEEAGVKMALHPDDPPVEELRGVPRLVTSLERYERVLELHESPNHGVTFCQGNFAAMGEDVPSAIRRLGERIHFVHFRDVEGTPESFVETWHDDGPTDMAAAMEAYQDIGFDGAIRPDHVPKMLGEEDRAEAHAGYTDMGRLFAIGYMKGLIERGR from the coding sequence ATGAATCCAGCAGTGATGCTGCCTCCCTCCCCGGACAGACGGTGGACCCTCGCCAAGCAACTCGGCGTCGAAAGCGCCGTCGTACGGTTCTGGGGCGTCGACGACTGGTGGGAGTACGAGACGTTACTCGAAACCCGAAATCGGTTCGCAGACCACGGATTCTCACTGGACGTCGTCGAGGACCGCCCGCCCATGGAGCGAACGGTCCTCGGTCAGGAGGGTCGAGACGAGGAGATCGAGACGGTGAAACGACTGCTTCGGAATATGGGACGCCTCGGCATCGACGTGTACTGCTGGGTGTGGACCGAAAACCCCGTCGGCGTCATCAGAACTTCCGATTCGATTCCGGACCGCGGTGATTCGCTCGTCACCGGGTACGACCACGAGTGGCTGGAGCGCGCCGAGGACCACCCCGCGGCGGGTATCACCGAGGAGGAGCTGTGGGACAACCTCCAGTACTTCCTGGACGAAGTCGTGCCGGTCGCCGAGGAGGCGGGCGTCAAGATGGCACTGCACCCGGACGACCCGCCGGTCGAGGAGCTTCGGGGAGTTCCCCGCCTCGTCACGTCGCTCGAACGGTACGAGCGCGTCTTGGAACTTCACGAGAGTCCCAACCACGGCGTCACGTTCTGTCAAGGGAACTTCGCCGCGATGGGCGAGGACGTCCCGTCGGCGATTCGACGCCTCGGAGAGCGGATTCACTTCGTCCACTTCCGCGACGTCGAAGGGACGCCCGAGTCGTTCGTGGAGACGTGGCACGACGACGGGCCCACCGACATGGCGGCAGCGATGGAAGCGTACCAAGACATCGGTTTCGACGGGGCGATTCGCCCCGACCACGTCCCCAAGATGCTCGGCGAGGAGGACCGAGCGGAAGCGCATGCGGGGTACACCGACATGGGCCGGCTGTTCGCAATCGGCTACATGAAGGGCCTCATCGAACGCGGACGGTAA
- a CDS encoding ABC transporter ATP-binding protein: MSSNNIVVENLTFQYPGGDEAVLRDASVTIEPGEFTAVVGGNGSGKTTLCKTFNGLIPHFFEGTFDGRVTVAGTDTRESDVAELSKTVGYVFQDFENQLVQETVRDDVEFAPLNHGLDDYAERATRALETLGLDHLEDRFIWELSGGQQHLVALAGVLAMDPEFIFVDEPAAQLDPRNARETYEQLRRLNEERDKTIIVIEHHSEFIADYCDEMVLVSDGGVAWKEPVEVGLNRLDDLLAHDIHPPQVTQIADGLPTEVGTLPSGRYPVTVDEAATAFQPVATRESRAAVDGGAVAAADADTAPSPNSERDALVTMRGVGHGYPTLREGYNRVLDGLDLELHAGDRVALVGANGSGKSTLLRLMTGLESPDQGRVTVLGRDTSETLPEQLADDTVYIHQNPEEMFVEDTVRKDIAYYLENRDAPNVDERVDEILAYLDLEHLADRDGRLMSLGQQRRASLGIGLATDPTVVLLDEPTGSLDLQSRREVTGMLRKAESRVETVVVASHDLQLVAAWANRVLVMGEGEVLADAPPAAVFSDPDLLAETDLRQPQVVELSQRLGLESPALSTDAMCETLARSFEDDALADGGVADVSRGGEPNGGMR; this comes from the coding sequence ATGAGCAGCAACAACATCGTCGTCGAGAACCTGACGTTTCAGTACCCCGGCGGCGACGAGGCGGTATTGCGCGACGCGAGCGTGACGATAGAGCCGGGCGAGTTCACGGCCGTCGTCGGTGGCAACGGCAGCGGCAAGACGACCCTGTGTAAGACGTTCAATGGCCTCATCCCGCACTTCTTCGAGGGGACGTTCGACGGGCGCGTCACCGTCGCCGGCACCGACACCCGCGAGTCGGACGTCGCCGAACTCTCGAAGACGGTCGGCTACGTCTTCCAGGACTTCGAGAACCAACTCGTCCAGGAGACGGTCCGCGACGACGTGGAGTTCGCACCGCTCAACCACGGGCTCGACGACTACGCCGAGCGGGCGACCCGCGCGCTCGAAACCCTCGGTCTCGACCACCTCGAAGACCGGTTCATCTGGGAACTGAGCGGCGGCCAGCAACACCTCGTCGCGCTCGCTGGAGTGCTCGCGATGGACCCCGAGTTCATCTTCGTCGACGAGCCCGCCGCACAGCTCGACCCCCGAAACGCCCGCGAGACGTACGAACAGCTCCGACGACTCAACGAGGAGCGCGACAAGACGATAATCGTCATCGAACACCACTCCGAGTTCATCGCCGACTACTGCGACGAGATGGTGCTCGTCTCCGACGGCGGGGTCGCCTGGAAGGAACCGGTCGAGGTCGGACTCAACAGGCTCGACGACTTACTCGCCCACGACATCCACCCGCCGCAGGTCACACAAATCGCTGACGGCCTGCCGACCGAGGTGGGAACTCTACCCAGCGGTCGGTATCCCGTGACCGTCGACGAGGCGGCAACGGCGTTTCAGCCCGTCGCGACGCGTGAGTCGCGGGCCGCGGTCGACGGCGGCGCAGTAGCGGCAGCCGACGCAGACACCGCCCCGTCTCCCAATTCCGAACGGGACGCGCTGGTGACGATGCGCGGTGTCGGTCACGGTTACCCCACGCTTCGGGAAGGGTACAACCGCGTACTCGATGGGCTGGACCTCGAACTGCACGCGGGCGACCGGGTCGCCCTCGTCGGTGCCAACGGCTCCGGGAAGTCGACGCTGTTGCGATTGATGACGGGGTTAGAGTCCCCAGACCAAGGGAGAGTGACGGTCCTCGGGCGCGACACGAGTGAGACGCTCCCCGAGCAACTGGCCGACGACACCGTCTACATCCACCAGAACCCCGAAGAGATGTTCGTCGAGGACACCGTCCGCAAGGACATCGCCTACTACCTCGAGAACCGCGACGCCCCGAACGTGGACGAACGCGTCGACGAGATTCTCGCGTATCTGGACCTCGAACACCTCGCCGACCGCGACGGTCGCCTGATGAGCCTCGGCCAACAGCGCCGCGCGTCGCTCGGCATCGGGCTCGCGACCGACCCGACGGTCGTCCTCCTGGACGAACCCACGGGCAGTCTCGACCTCCAGAGCCGACGCGAAGTGACCGGAATGCTCCGGAAAGCGGAGAGCCGCGTCGAGACAGTCGTCGTCGCCTCGCACGACCTGCAACTGGTCGCGGCGTGGGCCAACCGCGTCCTCGTCATGGGCGAGGGCGAGGTGCTCGCGGACGCACCGCCGGCGGCGGTGTTCTCCGACCCGGACCTCCTCGCCGAGACCGACCTGCGACAGCCGCAGGTGGTCGAACTGAGCCAGCGACTCGGGCTGGAATCGCCCGCTCTCAGCACCGACGCGATGTGTGAGACACTGGCTCGTTCGTTCGAGGATGATGCGCTCGCCGATGGTGGTGTCGCCGATGTCAGCCGCGGGGGCGAGCCGAACGGAGGGATGCGATGA
- a CDS encoding TRAP transporter substrate-binding protein has translation MRRQSRRSFMEQLGLLTGTGAIASMAGCMGGGSNSENDGTTNSDGSDTDTTESGGGGQSQSLIIGSVFPSGHVINEMAKEWASSVEEETEGRVAITIEESFGGEKEVMEQTQIGSIDGTIIGTRWVIDYDPKNFWVESPFVFEGWEQQRRAFQTEFFDDGRQRLREQGKQMLVNEPVYRGYRHTSGNKAFETPEDIQGTNLRVPDLTPWVNIWSGIGASPTTVAFDELYSALQQGVVDAQENPAETVRSSSLYEVQDYYTLTKHLASTGWFTLGTQALSNISDEDQTTMVDSLTSSIQELSSSIAESESQAIEALKEQGMNVVEPDRDAWLEAAKEPLQTQFEENWEPSLEEVRNI, from the coding sequence ATGCGTAGACAAAGCCGACGGAGCTTCATGGAACAGCTCGGGCTACTTACTGGCACCGGGGCAATCGCATCGATGGCTGGCTGCATGGGCGGCGGCTCCAACTCCGAAAACGACGGGACGACCAATTCAGACGGCTCAGATACCGACACGACGGAGAGCGGTGGTGGCGGTCAGAGCCAATCGCTCATCATCGGGAGCGTCTTCCCCAGCGGGCACGTCATCAACGAGATGGCCAAGGAGTGGGCCTCTTCCGTCGAAGAGGAGACCGAGGGACGAGTGGCGATCACCATCGAGGAGTCCTTCGGTGGCGAAAAGGAGGTCATGGAACAGACGCAGATCGGGTCCATCGACGGGACCATCATTGGGACGCGCTGGGTCATCGACTACGACCCCAAGAACTTCTGGGTCGAGTCGCCGTTCGTCTTCGAAGGCTGGGAACAGCAGCGACGCGCGTTCCAGACGGAGTTCTTCGACGACGGCCGACAGCGCCTCCGCGAGCAGGGCAAGCAGATGCTCGTGAACGAGCCGGTGTACCGCGGCTACCGACACACGAGCGGGAACAAGGCCTTCGAGACGCCCGAGGACATTCAGGGAACCAACCTGCGGGTGCCCGACCTCACCCCGTGGGTGAACATCTGGAGCGGCATCGGCGCGAGTCCGACCACCGTCGCCTTCGACGAACTCTACAGCGCGCTGCAGCAGGGCGTCGTCGACGCTCAAGAGAACCCCGCGGAGACCGTCCGGTCGTCCTCGCTGTACGAGGTCCAGGACTACTACACGCTGACCAAGCACCTCGCGTCGACGGGCTGGTTCACGCTCGGCACCCAGGCGCTTTCGAACATCTCCGACGAGGACCAGACGACGATGGTCGACTCGCTGACGTCGAGCATCCAAGAACTCAGCAGCAGCATCGCTGAATCGGAGTCGCAGGCCATCGAAGCGCTGAAAGAACAGGGAATGAACGTGGTCGAACCCGACCGAGACGCGTGGTTAGAGGCCGCGAAGGAGCCGCTCCAGACGCAGTTCGAGGAGAACTGGGAACCGTCGCTCGAAGAAGTGCGAAACATTTGA
- the rdfA gene encoding rod-determining factor RdfA, which produces MSDPHDSPGGKRGPESKVNRLLRERGLDGFGAELERRWTAEADARSSLRDLADAFNRRLLRAALDERNERVIDGEVENLYRVLTDDGVSSGSRTDAVRRLERAGVDVARLETDFVSHRAMRTYLTSYRGVTPPSEADRDDGDLRERRSETIRRLLGRVERVTDKSLSDLAAADELDFAPDAAEVYVDVRVHCPGCDSQYTVEDLIDRGGCDCE; this is translated from the coding sequence GTGAGCGACCCACACGACTCCCCGGGTGGAAAGCGCGGCCCCGAGAGCAAGGTCAACCGACTGCTCCGCGAGCGTGGTCTCGACGGGTTCGGCGCGGAGCTCGAACGGCGCTGGACCGCCGAAGCGGACGCGCGGTCGAGCCTCCGTGACCTCGCAGACGCGTTCAACCGACGGCTCCTTCGCGCGGCGCTCGACGAGCGGAACGAACGCGTCATCGACGGCGAGGTCGAGAATCTGTACCGCGTGCTCACCGACGACGGCGTTTCGAGCGGGTCGCGAACGGATGCGGTCCGCCGGCTCGAACGCGCCGGCGTCGACGTAGCGCGACTCGAGACCGATTTCGTCTCGCACCGGGCGATGCGGACGTATCTCACCTCGTACCGCGGCGTGACGCCGCCGTCGGAGGCCGACCGCGACGATGGTGACCTCCGCGAGCGCCGGTCGGAGACCATTCGACGCCTGCTGGGTCGCGTCGAGCGCGTCACCGACAAGTCGCTGTCCGACCTCGCGGCCGCCGACGAACTCGACTTCGCTCCCGACGCCGCCGAGGTGTACGTCGACGTTCGCGTCCACTGCCCGGGCTGTGACTCCCAATACACGGTCGAAGACCTCATCGATAGGGGCGGTTGCGACTGCGAGTAG
- a CDS encoding IclR family transcriptional regulator — MAPNESEGGGKRVKAVMRSYRVIGVLREQGTVRINDVADALEVPTSTAHVHLKTLEAAGYVVKDEHGYRLGLRFLRDGSITRGRLDVYGASRSEIKDLAESTGEVANLGVEENGQRVIVYQAEGDKAVYDNAPIGEFTHMHWTALGKAILAELPGERVTEIVDEYGLPTKTDHTISDRGALLEELETIREREYALEDEERRDGIRSIAVPLVSDGSVIGAVSLSGPKERFNDDRIVDELFPALRDRKNVIEVKYAYD, encoded by the coding sequence ATGGCACCTAACGAAAGCGAAGGCGGCGGCAAGCGCGTGAAGGCGGTCATGCGCTCGTACCGGGTAATCGGCGTTCTGCGAGAGCAAGGGACGGTGCGGATTAACGACGTCGCGGACGCGCTCGAGGTGCCGACCAGTACTGCGCACGTACATCTGAAAACCCTCGAGGCGGCGGGGTACGTCGTCAAGGACGAACACGGGTACCGACTCGGACTTCGGTTCCTCCGCGACGGAAGCATCACCCGGGGGCGCTTGGACGTGTACGGCGCGTCGCGGTCCGAAATCAAGGACCTCGCGGAGTCGACCGGCGAGGTGGCGAATCTCGGCGTCGAGGAGAACGGACAGCGGGTCATCGTCTACCAGGCCGAGGGCGACAAGGCGGTGTACGACAACGCGCCGATCGGCGAGTTCACGCACATGCATTGGACCGCGCTCGGAAAGGCGATTCTCGCGGAGCTCCCCGGCGAGCGGGTGACCGAAATCGTCGACGAGTACGGGCTCCCGACGAAGACCGACCACACGATCAGCGACCGGGGGGCGCTCCTCGAAGAACTCGAGACGATACGGGAGCGAGAGTACGCGCTCGAGGACGAAGAGCGACGAGACGGGATTCGGTCCATCGCGGTCCCGCTCGTCAGCGACGGGTCGGTCATCGGCGCGGTGTCGCTGTCCGGACCGAAAGAGCGGTTCAACGACGACCGAATCGTGGACGAACTGTTCCCGGCGCTCAGAGACCGGAAGAACGTCATCGAGGTCAAGTACGCGTACGACTGA
- a CDS encoding archaea-specific SMC-related protein: MATTNGPARLTVARFAGLDDATVEFEPGVSVVTGRDAADRTPLLWGLAAALGSDELPFNEGFDGGRVELAVESETYTRTFVREGDRVVASGDPYLEDSTTADLFAFLLGSDEARQAVTGERDLRALVTHSVDIDAVKEEIAELRAERAELDDRIAELSTLESERPRLRERRDELDAAVERLEAELADRQETLARIEASAVDADTDARTETDADASDAETRADRLRELNAALDDAQFELEAERESLDALDAELDEVESALASCPADTAGELDELTDELSESRARKRRLDADITDVQRTLRFNEQFLSSGTSPVAASAGEDGGANDDDRVVCWTCGTSVPEASIESTLDQLRTLRDDRREERAELTDRLERLQERRSELEDQRRRRRDLETRRDELRRERAERRARVEDLETQRDALESDIADLRRDVEAAEPDDRAAVLAAHREVNRVEFELERRREERDAVVKDLDSLEVQLDRRADLEARQDEIDDRIVELRSRIERLECAAVSAFNDRMADVLDALEYDPLARLWIERRGDGDALDDADAAPTGRFVPHIERRTDDGTVYEDVIDHLPASEHELIGLVFAVAGYLVHEVSDDVPFFVLDSVEAIDAELVRRLLAYVGQDANYVVGGVSSESAQGLPESYRRLRTP, from the coding sequence ATGGCCACGACGAACGGACCGGCCCGCCTGACCGTAGCGCGGTTCGCCGGCCTCGACGACGCGACCGTCGAGTTCGAGCCCGGCGTCTCCGTCGTCACGGGACGCGACGCGGCTGACCGAACACCGCTCCTGTGGGGTCTCGCGGCCGCGCTGGGAAGCGATGAACTCCCGTTTAACGAGGGCTTTGACGGCGGTCGGGTCGAACTCGCCGTCGAGAGCGAGACGTACACGCGGACGTTCGTGAGGGAGGGCGACCGCGTCGTCGCGTCCGGCGACCCGTACCTCGAAGACTCGACGACCGCCGACCTGTTCGCGTTCCTGCTCGGCTCCGACGAGGCCCGGCAGGCGGTGACCGGCGAGCGCGACCTGCGGGCGCTCGTCACGCACTCGGTCGACATCGACGCCGTCAAAGAGGAAATCGCGGAGCTCCGCGCCGAGCGCGCCGAGTTAGACGACCGAATCGCGGAGCTGTCCACGCTCGAATCCGAGCGCCCCCGACTCCGCGAGCGCCGCGACGAACTGGACGCGGCCGTCGAGCGCTTGGAGGCCGAGTTAGCAGACCGGCAGGAGACGCTCGCTCGAATCGAAGCATCGGCGGTCGACGCCGACACTGACGCGCGGACGGAAACCGATGCCGACGCGTCGGACGCGGAGACGCGGGCGGACCGATTACGGGAGTTGAACGCGGCGCTCGACGACGCCCAGTTCGAACTCGAGGCCGAGCGGGAGTCGCTTGACGCGCTCGACGCCGAACTCGACGAGGTCGAATCAGCACTCGCGTCGTGTCCCGCCGACACCGCCGGCGAACTCGACGAGTTGACCGACGAACTTTCCGAGTCACGCGCGCGAAAACGACGGTTAGATGCGGACATCACCGACGTTCAGCGGACGCTACGGTTCAACGAACAGTTCCTCTCGTCGGGGACGTCGCCCGTCGCCGCGAGCGCGGGCGAGGACGGCGGAGCCAACGATGACGACCGGGTCGTCTGCTGGACGTGTGGGACCTCGGTCCCCGAAGCGAGCATCGAATCGACGCTCGACCAACTCCGGACGCTCCGCGACGACCGCCGCGAGGAGCGCGCCGAACTCACCGACCGCCTCGAACGACTCCAAGAGCGCCGGTCGGAACTCGAAGACCAACGACGACGGCGACGCGACCTCGAAACTCGACGCGATGAGTTACGCCGCGAGCGCGCCGAACGCCGGGCGCGAGTCGAGGACCTCGAAACCCAACGCGACGCCCTCGAATCGGATATCGCCGACCTGAGACGCGATGTCGAGGCCGCGGAGCCGGACGACCGCGCCGCGGTCCTCGCCGCCCATCGAGAGGTCAACCGAGTCGAGTTCGAGTTGGAGCGGCGACGCGAGGAGCGCGATGCCGTCGTCAAGGACCTCGACTCCCTCGAAGTCCAACTCGACCGACGGGCGGACCTCGAAGCTCGGCAGGACGAAATCGACGACCGAATCGTCGAGCTTCGGAGTCGTATCGAACGGCTCGAATGCGCGGCTGTCTCGGCGTTCAACGACCGGATGGCGGACGTCCTCGACGCCCTCGAATACGACCCCCTCGCCCGCCTCTGGATCGAGAGACGGGGCGACGGAGACGCCCTCGACGACGCGGACGCGGCTCCCACGGGGCGATTCGTCCCGCACATCGAGCGCCGGACGGACGATGGAACCGTCTACGAGGACGTTATCGACCACCTCCCGGCGTCCGAGCACGAGCTTATCGGTCTCGTGTTCGCCGTTGCCGGCTACCTCGTCCACGAAGTGTCCGACGACGTTCCGTTCTTCGTTCTCGACTCGGTCGAGGCCATCGACGCCGAGCTCGTTCGCAGGCTTCTCGCCTACGTCGGCCAGGATGCCAACTACGTCGTCGGCGGCGTGTCCAGTGAGAGCGCGCAGGGCCTCCCGGAGTCGTACCGACGACTTCGGACTCCGTGA